In Populus trichocarpa isolate Nisqually-1 chromosome 7, P.trichocarpa_v4.1, whole genome shotgun sequence, the following proteins share a genomic window:
- the LOC18101226 gene encoding protein SHI RELATED SEQUENCE 1 isoform X2, whose protein sequence is MAGLFSLGRGSSSSNNQEDQQNNNNPPTEIPQESWFWYKSEDIPYKSFELWQQQHQELLHQRHQNPQQDLYSPAVGLGVGPSRTSINISDESSSRSAAAAEAFMMMRPGGSGTGGAGSISCQDCGNQAKKDCIHMRCRTCCKSRGFECQTHVKSTWVPASKRRERQQQLNLLQQQQQLQIRGENPKRQRENPSSSLACTRLANSMSELGNFPSEVSSPALFRCVRVSGIDESEEMLAYQTAVNIGGHVFKGILYDHGPDSNYMAPGETSSGGGGVQPLNLITAGTATGGGGVTVASTTAAFLDPSSLYPAPLNTFMAGTQFFPNPRS, encoded by the exons ATGGCTGGCCTTTTCTCATTAGGAAGAGGTAGTAGTAGCAGTAATAACCAAGAAGACcaacaaaacaacaataatcCACCAACTGAAATTCCACAAGAAAGCTGGTTTTGGTACAAAAGTGAAGACATTCCATACAAAAGTTTTGAGCTATGGCAGCAGCAGCACCAAGAACTTCTTCACCAAAGACATCAGAATCCACAGCAAGATCTCTACTCACCAGCTGTTGGGTTAGGTGTAGGACCCAGTAGAACTTCAATCAACATCTCTGATGAATCCTCATCAagatcagcagcagcagcagaagctTTCATGATGATGAGGCCTGGTGGTTCTGGAACAGGAGGAGCTGGTAGCATAAGTTGCCAAGATTGTGGCAACCAAGCAAAGAAAGATTGTATACATATGAGGTGTAGGACTTGTTGTAAGAGTAGAGGATTTGAGTGCCAAACCCATGTGAAAAGTACCTGGGTTCCTGCCTCTAAGCGCCGTGAAAGACAGCAACAATTAAATCTTttacagcaacagcaacaactGCAAATTCGTGGAGAGAATCCTAAGAGACAGAGAGAAAATCCAAGCTCTTCTCTTGCTTGCACTCGCTTAGCCAATAGCATGTCAG AACTTGGGAATTTCCCATCAGAAGTGAGCTCTCCTGCATTATTTCGTTGTGTAAGAGTGAGTGGCATTGATGAAAGTGAGGAGATGTTAGCTTACCAAACTGCTGTTAACATTGGAGGGCATGTGTTTAAAGGAATTCTTTATGATCATGGCCCTGACAGCAACTACATGGCACCCGGTGAGACATCTTCTGGAGGTGGTGGAGTACAGCCACTTAATTTAATCACAGCTGGCACAGCcactggtggtggtggtgtaaCGGTGGCTTCTACGACAGCCGCATTTCTTGATCCTTCCTCTTTATATCCAGCTCCACTTAACACTTTCATGGCCGGTACGCAATTCTTTCCGAATCCAAGATCATGA
- the LOC18101226 gene encoding protein SHI RELATED SEQUENCE 1 isoform X1: MAGLFSLGRGSSSSNNQEDQQNNNNPPTEIPQESWFWYKSEDIPYKSFELWQQQHQELLHQRHQNPQQDLYSPAVGLGVGPSRTSINISDESSSRSAAAAEAFMMMRPGGSGTGGAGSISCQDCGNQAKKDCIHMRCRTCCKSRGFECQTHVKSTWVPASKRRERQQQLNLLQQQQQLQIRGENPKRQRENPSSSLACTRLANSMSGLELGNFPSEVSSPALFRCVRVSGIDESEEMLAYQTAVNIGGHVFKGILYDHGPDSNYMAPGETSSGGGGVQPLNLITAGTATGGGGVTVASTTAAFLDPSSLYPAPLNTFMAGTQFFPNPRS, translated from the exons ATGGCTGGCCTTTTCTCATTAGGAAGAGGTAGTAGTAGCAGTAATAACCAAGAAGACcaacaaaacaacaataatcCACCAACTGAAATTCCACAAGAAAGCTGGTTTTGGTACAAAAGTGAAGACATTCCATACAAAAGTTTTGAGCTATGGCAGCAGCAGCACCAAGAACTTCTTCACCAAAGACATCAGAATCCACAGCAAGATCTCTACTCACCAGCTGTTGGGTTAGGTGTAGGACCCAGTAGAACTTCAATCAACATCTCTGATGAATCCTCATCAagatcagcagcagcagcagaagctTTCATGATGATGAGGCCTGGTGGTTCTGGAACAGGAGGAGCTGGTAGCATAAGTTGCCAAGATTGTGGCAACCAAGCAAAGAAAGATTGTATACATATGAGGTGTAGGACTTGTTGTAAGAGTAGAGGATTTGAGTGCCAAACCCATGTGAAAAGTACCTGGGTTCCTGCCTCTAAGCGCCGTGAAAGACAGCAACAATTAAATCTTttacagcaacagcaacaactGCAAATTCGTGGAGAGAATCCTAAGAGACAGAGAGAAAATCCAAGCTCTTCTCTTGCTTGCACTCGCTTAGCCAATAGCATGTCAG GGTTAGAACTTGGGAATTTCCCATCAGAAGTGAGCTCTCCTGCATTATTTCGTTGTGTAAGAGTGAGTGGCATTGATGAAAGTGAGGAGATGTTAGCTTACCAAACTGCTGTTAACATTGGAGGGCATGTGTTTAAAGGAATTCTTTATGATCATGGCCCTGACAGCAACTACATGGCACCCGGTGAGACATCTTCTGGAGGTGGTGGAGTACAGCCACTTAATTTAATCACAGCTGGCACAGCcactggtggtggtggtgtaaCGGTGGCTTCTACGACAGCCGCATTTCTTGATCCTTCCTCTTTATATCCAGCTCCACTTAACACTTTCATGGCCGGTACGCAATTCTTTCCGAATCCAAGATCATGA
- the LOC7480155 gene encoding uncharacterized protein LOC7480155: MRKRDLAILMLSAFAIFFSLQHEGDFSFREAWFHLTDDYPIKYETDRLPPPIVSDLNGDGKKEILVATHDAKILVLEPHSRRVDEGFSETRLLTELSLLPDKTRVATGRRAVAMATGVIERRYKEGHPLKQVLVVVTSGWSVMCFDHNLKKLWETNVQEDFPHNAHHREIAISISNYTLKHGDMGLVIIGGRMEVQPHNYLDPFEEIGMAEKNAEQHRRSAGEKEPSENSGTVNLRHFALYAFAGRTGTVRWSRKNENIEAESSDAASQLIPQHNYKLDVHALNSRHPGEFECREFRESILGVMPHHWDRREDTVLQLSHFRRHKRKTSKKSNGKNSNYPFHKPEENHPPGKDTTKKISNLIGKAAKYASSTKSKKPSQYIPTITNYTQLWWVPNVVVAHQKEGIEAIHLASGRTLCKLHLQEGGLHADINGDGVLDHVQAVGGNGAEKTVVSGAMEVLQPCWAVATSGVPVREQLFNASICHHSPFNLFQHGDFGRNFGRTDVSSLEVATPILIPRSDGHRHRKGSHGDVVFLTNRGEVTSYSPGLHGHDAVWQWQILTGATWSNLPSPSGMMEGGMVVPTLKAFSLRAHDNQQMILAAGDQEAAVISPGGSVQTSFDLPAPPTHALICEDFTNDGLTDLIVVTSNGVYGFVQTRSPGALFFSTLVGCLLIVMGVIFVTQHINSIKGKPRASSGLR; this comes from the exons ATGAGAAAACGCGATCTAGCCATTCTCATGCTCTCCGCCTTCGccatcttcttctctctccaG CACGAAGGAGATTTCTCTTTTAGAGAGGCATGGTTCCATTTAACCGACGATTATCCAATCAAATACGAGACCGACCGTCTTCCCCCGCCGATTGTTTCCGATCTTAACGGAGACGGCAAGAAAGAAATCCTCGTCGCCACTCACGACGCTAAAATCCTG GTATTGGAGCCACATTCAAGGCGAGTAGATGAGGGGTTTAGTGAAACGAGATTGTTGACGGAACTATCACTATTGCCTGATAAAACACGGGTTGCGACTGGTAGACGTGCAGTAGCTATGGCGACTGGTGTTATTGAGAGGAGATATAAGGAAGGACACCCGTTAAAGCAAGTTTTGGTTGTTGTTACTTCAGGGTGGTCTGTTATGTGCTTTGATCATAACCTTAAGAAGCTTTGGGAAACTAATGTGCAG GAGGATTTTCCACATAATGCACATCATAGGGAGATTGCAATATCGATAAGTAACTATACGTTGAAGCACGGGGATATGGGATTGGTTATTATTGGTGGGAGAATGGAAGTGCAGCCACAT AATTATTTAGATCCTTTTGAAGAAATCGGCATGGCAGAGAAAAATGCTGAGCAGCATAGAAGAAGTGCTGGTGAGAAAGAG CCATCAGAGAACTCTGGAACTGTGAATTTACGCCATTTTGCCTTGTATGCTTTTGCTGGTCGAACTGGTACCGTTCGATGGAGTAGAAAGAATGAG AACATTGAAGCAGAGTCTTCAGATGCTGCATCACAGTTGATTCCACAGCATAACTACAAGCTTGATGTGCATGCTTTAAACAGTCGTCATCCTGGAGAG TTTGAATGCAGGGAGTTTAGGGAATCAATCCTTGGAGTTATGCCACATCACTGG GATAGGAGAGAAGATACTGTGTTGCAGCTATCACACTTTAGGCgccacaaaagaaaaacatcaaaaaaatcaaatggaaagAACTCAAACTACCCTTTCCACAAGCCTGAGGAAAACCATCCTCCTGGAAAAGACAcgacaaagaaaatttcaaaccTGATTGGGAAAGCTGCAAAATATGCTAGctcaacaaaatcaaagaag CCATCACAATATATTCCTACCATAACAAACTACACTCAGCTTTGGTGGGTTCCTAATGTTGTTGTGGCTCACCAAAAAGAAGGGATAGAAGCTATTCATTTGGCATCTGGCCGCACCCTTTGTAAG CTTCATCTTCAAGAAGGTGGCCTTCATGCTGATATCAACGGTGATGGAGTCCTAGATCATGTCCAG GCTGTTGGGGGAAATGGAGCTGAGAAGACTGTCGTTAGTGGAGCAATGGAAGTGCTGCAACCTTGTTGGGCTGTTGCAACTTCAGGTGTACCAGTACGAGAGCAACTTTTTAATGCTTCTATATGTCATCATTCGCCATTTAACTTATTCCAACATGGAGATTTCGGCAGAAATTTTGGTCGAACTGATGTATCTTCTTTAGAGGTGGCAACCCCTATTCTCATCCCAAGAAGTGATGGCCATAGGCATCGCAAGGGGAGTCATGGTGATGTTGTCTTCTTAACAAATCGAGGGGAG GTGACATCATACTCTCCTGGCCTGCATGGCCACGATGCTGTTTGGCAATGGCAAATACTGACAGGCGCTACATGGTCAAATCTTCCTTCTCCATCAGGGATGATGGAAGGTGGTATGGTGGTCCCCACATTAAAGGCATTCTCTTTGCGTGCACATGACAATCAACAAATGATCCTCGCAGCTGGTGATCAAGAGGCTGCAGTTATATCTCCTGGAGGAAGTGTCCAGACATCGTTTGATCTTCCTGCACCACCCACCCATGCTCTGATCTGTGAGGATTTCACAAATGACGGCCTTACCGACCTAATTGTTGTGACATCAAATGGGGTGTATGGCTTTGTCCAGACTAGGTCACCAGGTGCCCTCTTCTTCAGCACACTGGTCGGTTGCCTTTTAATTGTGATGGGAGTTATCTTTGTCACCCAACACATAAACTCCATAAAGGGGAAACCACGCGCTTCATCTGGTCTTCGATGA